The nucleotide sequence GAAAAGGTATGCAAGATGCCGTAGGTGAAGGCCGGCGGAGGGCTGCTGTCCATCTGGCTTTGCCGCAGTTCGCCATGGCCCCAGCCGAAGGGGAGCGCGTTGAGGTCCAGCGAAGTATCCTGGCAGAACCAGACCGGTTCGACCATTCCTCCGGCCCGGGTGACAAGGTCCTGCGAGTGCCACACCGGCACCAGGGTGTCCCATTCGTCGTGGACGACCAGGAATTTTGTGGAAAGCTTCCCGGCAAGGGCGGCCGTGGTCCAGGTGTCCCAACCGGGAGTCGCGTACATCCTTTCGAGATAGGCCTGATAGAATGAAACGTACTGGCTTTCCTTTGTGGCGTCGGCAATGACGGGGATGTCGACGGTCACGTAACGCTCGAACTCCTTGAAGTCAACGGGCGGATAGAGCGCCACGCCAGCCGAAGGGACCGCCCCGGCCGGAGCGTTGGCCGCGCCATAGAGGGCCTCAAAGCCTCCCCAGGAGCCGCCGTAGATGCCGAGCCGGGCCGTGTCGGCAAACCCGGAATCCGCGAGAAATCTGAGCCCCGCGGTCATGTCGTCCACATCGTTCTGCAGGTTGCCCTTCGTGTAAAAACGCCCGAAGGCGTGGAGCACGCCGAAACCGTTAATCGAGAATATCGTGGCGCCTTCAATATAGGTCCGATAAGAGTATAGGGCCGTGCCCGTGGGAGGAGTGTCGCCGTTCCAGGTGATCCCGTCATAGGGATTGGTCATGACCACCGCGGGCTTTAGGCCCCCTTCCGGGGACGGGATCCACATGGCGTAGGCAGGCTCTTTTCCGTCGTAATCCAGCCTGAGGAGATAATACGGCTGGCTTCGGCTGTCGATCCTCTCCACGCCGCTTCCGAGCAGGGTCGCACCGGCCGGCAGGGTGATCGCCGGCGCCGGATTCGGGAGGAAAAGGAGCGCCAGAAGAGCGCCGGCGCCGTCATTTTTTTCCGAACAGCCGGATAAAGCGATCGCCGCCGACAGCAGCAATGAAAGCAGAAGAATGTTTATTTTCAAGAATTTCATAACGGCAAACCATAGTAATATACAAAATAATCAGCGCCTGTCCAATAAATTTCTTTAAAAAAACATCGACGTATCAAGATTCTCATTGCGGGCGCCATTGCATCGGCACAGGCTTGTTATTAAAACAACAATAACTGCATTGTTGAAAAATAAAACTTCATCCCTTCTCATGAGGTTAGGTCGTCATTAACACATGGCGGGAAGGGGGGAAGGTGTTGAGATCATCAATAGGGAAACCCTCTCCATTTTATGGAGGCAGCAGCTAGTACATCCGTGTACGCTGCTGCATGCGCGACATCCTGTCGCTTAGTGTACGCGGAGCGCGGGTGAGATCAAATGATTTCGGGCCGGGGGATGAGGGTAAATTGATATTGTGGAGCGCGGGCGGGGTCTAATGCGCCTCCTCCCAGCTCTTGCCGACGCCCACGTCGACCCTGACAGGCACCGCCAGGTCCAGGGCGTGCTCCATCCGGTCTATGACCATCTTTTTCGCCGCCTCCAGCTCCTCCTCCGGGACCTCGAAGACGAGCTCGTCGTGGACCTGCATGATCATCCGCGTCTTCATGTTGCTGCTCCTGATATCACCGCTGATGTTGATCATGGCTATCTTGATCATGTCGGCGGAGGTCCCCTGTATCGGAGTGTTGATGGCGATGCGCTCCGCGCCCTCGCGGCGGAAGGAAGTGTCCGAATCGATCTCGTCGATGGCGCGCTTCCTGCCGAGCATGGTCGCGACAAAGCCGTTGACCCGGGCGAACACTATGGTCTCGTCGATGTATTTCTTGAAGCCGGGATAGGTCTCGAAGTAGATGCGGATGAACTCGGCCGCCTCCTTCATGCCGATCTCGGCCTGCTGGGAGAGGCCGAAGGGCGACACGCCGTAGATCGTGGCGAAGTTGATGACCTTGGCCTGGCGCCGCATGTCGGCCGTGACCTCTCCGATGGGCACGGCGAAGACCGACGACGCGGTCATGGCGTGGATGTCGATCCCCT is from Spirochaetota bacterium and encodes:
- a CDS encoding prolyl oligopeptidase family serine peptidase, which gives rise to MKFLKINILLLSLLLSAAIALSGCSEKNDGAGALLALLFLPNPAPAITLPAGATLLGSGVERIDSRSQPYYLLRLDYDGKEPAYAMWIPSPEGGLKPAVVMTNPYDGITWNGDTPPTGTALYSYRTYIEGATIFSINGFGVLHAFGRFYTKGNLQNDVDDMTAGLRFLADSGFADTARLGIYGGSWGGFEALYGAANAPAGAVPSAGVALYPPVDFKEFERYVTVDIPVIADATKESQYVSFYQAYLERMYATPGWDTWTTAALAGKLSTKFLVVHDEWDTLVPVWHSQDLVTRAGGMVEPVWFCQDTSLDLNALPFGWGHGELRQSQMDSSPPPAFTYGILHTFSTVFLIRKLADPGQRIYAGYDLNAINDFIVYIRDYKCSHGKNLSWAAARLRDLADERVLLLEMNTGAWAAGADVVAKAFSDAGWGGASYGTASTVGAALESWLPSCP